In a single window of the Megalobrama amblycephala isolate DHTTF-2021 linkage group LG3, ASM1881202v1, whole genome shotgun sequence genome:
- the rfx7a gene encoding DNA-binding protein RFX7 isoform X1 gives MADDQQQSGPGVGPLPSAVQGLQGPEANALQLKIKNSICKTVQSKVDCILQDVEKLTDIEKLYLYLKLPSGPSSGIEKNEQSSMSSSRTQQMHAFSWIRNHLEEHPETSLPKQEVYDEYKSYCDSLGYHALSAADFGKIMKNVFPNMKARRLGMRGKSKYCYSGLRKKAFVHMPSLPNLDLHKSGDGCEVFEPTGQLSSAEDEVRIAACGLVCEWAQKVLSRQFDSVEDLARFLLNSHYIGTKSVAALTVMTGSPSGAKMSIQSSAFAPTADEHSFQPQVKTLVSSSIDAKQQLQRKIQKKQQEQKLHSPLPGEAQARRADGGITPGAGTGIPCGSPALLSPQPIGIVVAAVSSPITVQRSKQLMSPSPLPMAAADSKVLPVNFQVVTQSVQPVKQCPKTPNIPASPVSDRSARHRYAQILPKPSASSGITLRSPTLLITNSPIKTVMSTPHVGSVNVVKMTTISLGSNGSGTSTPADTSTSNKVRPASAGVASLSDDLQPVTRVRSGSIAAMPSVLARSGRSTTTPVIDTKTNIEAIIGSGQEQGGTSRLANTPDAVGGVQRSGILKPRAASVPTLDKGSLGLDIGTKCNGRTLLSANTLAAGSNNMSNTNESTLYQNTSSTQSVSSNAVVTSSKDVVLASKSPHKRPGLCTDLSPTPVKKAHISVQPAGGSDGQKSEIMIKQFPRSCTPIRPESAPLTAIGKATAASVRNTGFQTIRRPQCVSQGRWEGASSVRDYRVPITSISSQDMSVGNTMFQTVSRPRSISQGRWEGSSTGIEGRTEVTRTVSAPGQALLQQVTKNSQDLLIEQSDDSAVCELKSVFWDSEPQDGTQQHQDVYGPQMMSEPKQMSTPVMEHLPAIAQPSPANQQAQMSDYGTQANVGYYPFNDDEMTQDSIVEELVQMEEQMKINNSIQNFSNCVDISMQGQHQTMQTTIMSTLQTNTLYYCSAHSSSTPIQTPTLTPTPTSEMMGNGQGLMHESPCLRLVPTTPVDSALGSSRQTPIGTPHSNCSSSVPPSPVECRNPFAFTPINSSITGYHDGSTVSSSPVKPMQRPMATHPDKTKLEWMNSGYSNSGGNSNNGISILPNYQDLVDDHFRKPHAFAIPGQTCQLQSRHHDMHISRLTPISPVQQQVASMASLNKTEGFAVPAPLDNKASTSSSGSGTFRCRSVSPAVRQRNLSGTQAPNVPHSVVSPFNSPVTPEVLNIFSNSDPDASVSSMAQRSQSVPVTVMMQSEVQPMQSGQQINTKNITNVLISKMDGDGDDSVRGLGINNMPSNYTARMNLTQILETTTVPSFPGSASHQALISPCSSAFESQKPGYLMKNAREEPMSFSVDESQAQSASGEHQPLQQQQCLGRRQLLGQEQQSQAMLLPLQQNLQQHQHQQPLDLDRTVKDLLNEESLNAGSQLVGQGSELSAGGSEFTSDMRLTSELTGGINDLNTLDTNLLFDPSQQQGQYEDSTLEELKNDPLFQQICSETVNSAGFDWLESKDQATVEMLG, from the exons caaaaCTGTACAATCAAAGGTGGATTGCATTCTG CAAGATGTGGAGAAGCTTACAGACATTGAAAAACTCTACCTCTATCTCAAGTTGCCTTCTGGACCCAGCAGTGGCATTGAGAAAAA tgagcaAAGCTCCATGTCATCAAGTCGTACCCAGCAGATGCACGCATTTAGCTGGATTCGGAACCATCTTGAGGAGCATCCTGAAACATCACTGCCTAAACAAGAAGTCTACGATGAGTACAA GAGTTACTGTGATAGCCTGGGGTATCACGCTCTCAGTGCTGCAGACTTTGGAAAGATCATGAAGAACGTCTTTCCTAACATGAAAGCACGTCGACTTGGCATGCGAGGCAAATCCAA ATATTGCTATAGTGGACTTAGGAAGAAGGCTTTTGTACACATGCCATCTCTTCCCAACCTAGATCTTCACAAATCAGGTGATGGG TGTGAAGTGTTTGAGCCTACTGGTCAACTGTCCAGTGCAGAAGATGAGGTGCGCATTGCCGCTTGTGGGTTGGTGTGTGAGTGGGCACAGAAAGTGCTGAGTCGGCAGTTTGACAGTGTTGAAGACCTGGCTCGGTTTCTTTTGAATAGCCACTACATTGGAACTAAGTCTGTGGCTGCTCTTACTGTGATGACCGGTTCCCCCTCAG GAGCAAAGATGTCCATTCAGTCATCTGCATTTGCTCCCACAGCCGATGAACACTCATTCCAGCCTCAGGTTAAAACCCTGGTCTCATCCTCCATAGATGCCAAACAGCAGCTACAAAGGAAGATACAGAAGAAGCAGCAGGAACAGAAACTGCATTCTCCACTTCCTGGTGAAGCTCAGGCCAGGAGGGCAGATGGGGGCATAACTCCCGGGGCAGGGACAGGCATACCTTGTGGAAGTCCTGCTCTTCTTTCACCACAACCTATTGGGATTGTGGTTGCAGCTGTTTCCAGCCCCATCACG GTTCAGAGGAGTAAGCAGTTGATGTCTCCTAGCCCTCTTCCCATGGCAGCTGCAGACAGCAAAGTTCTTCCTGTAAACTTTCAAGTGGTTACCCAGTCAGTACAGCCAGTTAAGCAGTGCCCAAAGACACCAAACATCCCAGCTAGTCCGGTAAGCGATCGATCAGCCCGGCACCGGTATGCCCAAATCCTGCCTAAACCATCTGCCTCAAGTGGCATAACCTTGCGCTCGCCAACCCTGCTTATCACCAACAGCCCCATAAAGACGGTAATGTCTACTCCACATGTTGGTTCGGTCAATGTTGTCAAGATGACAACAATATCTCTGGGCTCTAATGGCAGTGGTACCAGCACACCAGCAGATACCTCTACCAGCAATAAAGTCAGACCTGCATCTGCTGGAGTTGCCAGCCTCAGTGATGATCTACAGCCAGTTACGCGTGTTCGCAGTGGATCTATAGCTGCAATGCCATCTGTTTTGGCAAGATCAGGACGCTCAACCACAACGCCTGTCATCGACACTAAAACAAATATCGAAGCCATAATTGGAAGTGGTCAAGAGCAGGGTGGTACTAGTAGGCTGGCAAACACTCCAGATGCCGTTGGTGGTGTACAGCGGTCAGGAATTCTCAAACCCAGAGCGGCTAGCGTACCCACTCTTGACAAGGGCTCTCTGGGATTGGACATAGGGACCAAATGCAATGGGAGGACACTCCTTAGTGCCAATACTCTGGCTGCTGGCAGCAATAATATGTCAAACACTAATGAAAGCACTTTGTACCAGAACACAAGCAGCACTCAGTCAGTCAGCAGTAATGCGGTTGTGACGTCATCCAAAGATGTAGTGTTGGCATCCAAGAGCCCTCACAAGAGACCTGGCTTATGCACTGATTTGAGCCCAACACCTGTTAAAAAAGCCCACATCTCTGTGCAACCAGCTGGTGGATCCGATGGACAGAAGTCCGAAATAATGATCAAGCAATTTCCAAGATCATGTACTCCAATCAGGCCAGAAAGTGCACCTCTTACAGCCATAGGCAAAGCTACTGCAGCTTCTGTCAGGAATACTGGCTTCCAGACAATTCGCAGGCCACAATGCGTCTCCCAGGGAAGATGGGAAGGTGCTTCATCAGTAAGGGATTATAGAGTTCCCATCACCTCTATATCAAGTCAGGATATGTCAGTAGGGAATACCATGTTTCAGACTGTTAGCAGGCCTCGAAGCATCTCCCAAGGGAGATGGGAAGGATCTTCAACAGGAATTGAAGGTAGAACTGAGGTCACCCGTACTGTCAGTGCTCCAGGTCAAGCTTTGCTACAACAAGTAACAAAAAACTCACAGGATTTGCTTATAGAGCAATCTGACGACTCTGCAGTATGTGAACTGAAGAGTGTGTTTTGGGATAGTGAGCCACAAGATGGCACTCAACAACATCAAGATGTTTATGGTCCACAAATGATGTCTGAGCCAAAGCAAATGTCCACCCCAGTGATGGAGCATCTTCCAGCAATTGCTCAACCCTCTCCTGCCAACCAACAGGCGCAGATGAGTGACTATGGAACCCAGGCCAACGTTGGCTACTACCCCTTTAATGATGACGAAATGACCCAGGATAGCATTGTTGAGGAACTTGTTCAAATGGAAGAGCAGATGAAAATTAACAATAGCATACAAAATTTTAGCAACTGTGTGGATATTTCCATGCAAGGCCAGCATCAAACCATGCAGACTACCATAATGTCTACCCTTCAGACTAACACCCTGTACTACTGCTCTGCTCATAGCAGCAGCACCCCAATCCAAACACCCACTCTTACACCTACTCCCACTTCCGAGATGATGGGAAACGGCCAGGGATTGATGCACGAAAGCCCCTGTTTGCGCCTAGTCCCCACCACTCCGGTCGACAGTGCTCTTGGAAGTAGTCGACAAACTCCTATTGGCACACCACACTCCAACTGCAGCAGTAGTGTCCCACCCAGCCCAGTGGAATGCAGGAACCCTTTTGCATTTACTCCGATTAACTCCAGCATCACTGGATACCATGACGGAAGTACTGTCTCCTCGAGCCCTGTCAAGCCCATGCAAAGACCAATGGCAACACATCCAGATAAAACTAAACTGGAGTGGATGAACAGTGGGTACAGTAACAGTGGTGGGAACTCTAACAATGGCATTAGCATTCTGCCCAACTACCAAGACCTGGTAGATGACCACTTTCGAAAGCCTCACGCCTTTGCCATCCCAGGCCAGACCTGTCAGTTGCAAAGCAGACATCATGACATGCATATCAGCCGCTTGACACCCATTTCACCTGTCCAGCAGCAAGTGGCAAGCATGGCTAGCCTCAACAAGACAGAGGGTTTTGCTGTCCCAGCACCCCTTGACAACAAAGCAAGCACCTCCTCCTCAGGGTCTGGAACATTTCGTTGCCGCAGCGTTAGCCCGGCAGTCAGGCAGCGCAACTTGAGTGGGACTCAAGCTCCCAATGTTCCTCACTCTGTGGTCTCTCCTTTCAACTCACCTGTAACACCTGAAGTGCTAAACATCTTTTCTAACAGTGACCCTGATGCAAGTGTCAGCAGCATGGCACAGAGGAGTCAGTCTGTTCCAGTCACCGTGATGATGCAATCTGAAGTTCAACCCATGCAGTCAGGCCAGCAGATTAATACCAAAAACATCACCAATGTCCTCATCAGCAAAATGGATGGCGATGGAGATGACTCGGTACGTGGCCTCGGAATCAATAACATGCCGTCCAACTACACTGCCCGCATGAATCTCACCCAGATTCTGGAGACCACCACAGTGCCCAGCTTCCCTGGTAGTGCCAGCCACCAAGCTCTGATCTCACCTTGTTCATCAGCCTTTGAGTCCCAGAAGCCTGGTTACCTCATGAAAAATGCCAGGGAGGAGCCGATGAGTTTCTCTGTAGACGAAAGCCAAGCACAATCAGCCTCAGGGGAGCACCAGCCGCTACAACAGCAACAGTGCTTAGGCAGACGGCAGCTCCTTGGGCAGGAACAGCAGAGTCAGGCCATGCTGTTACCTCTACAGCAAAACCTCCAACAACATCAGCACCAGCAACCATTGGATTTAGACAGAACTGTTAAAGATCTTTTAAATGAGGAAAGCTTGAATGCTGGCTCACAGCTTGTGGGTCAAGGATCAGAGCTTAGTGCTGGGGGTTCAGAGTTTACCAGCGATATGCGACTAACCTCTGAGCTCACTGGTGGCATAAATGACTTAAATACATTGGACACCAACCTTCTTTTTGACCCTAGTCAACAGCAAGGACAATATGAAGATTCAACACTGGAAGAACTGAAGAATGACCCACTTTTTCAACAGATTTGCAGCGAGACTGTGAATTCTGCTGGCTTTGACTGGTTGGAGAGCAAAGACCAGGCAACAGTGGAAATGTTGGGTTAA
- the rfx7a gene encoding DNA-binding protein RFX7 isoform X2 — protein sequence MSSSRTQQMHAFSWIRNHLEEHPETSLPKQEVYDEYKSYCDSLGYHALSAADFGKIMKNVFPNMKARRLGMRGKSKYCYSGLRKKAFVHMPSLPNLDLHKSGDGCEVFEPTGQLSSAEDEVRIAACGLVCEWAQKVLSRQFDSVEDLARFLLNSHYIGTKSVAALTVMTGSPSGAKMSIQSSAFAPTADEHSFQPQVKTLVSSSIDAKQQLQRKIQKKQQEQKLHSPLPGEAQARRADGGITPGAGTGIPCGSPALLSPQPIGIVVAAVSSPITVQRSKQLMSPSPLPMAAADSKVLPVNFQVVTQSVQPVKQCPKTPNIPASPVSDRSARHRYAQILPKPSASSGITLRSPTLLITNSPIKTVMSTPHVGSVNVVKMTTISLGSNGSGTSTPADTSTSNKVRPASAGVASLSDDLQPVTRVRSGSIAAMPSVLARSGRSTTTPVIDTKTNIEAIIGSGQEQGGTSRLANTPDAVGGVQRSGILKPRAASVPTLDKGSLGLDIGTKCNGRTLLSANTLAAGSNNMSNTNESTLYQNTSSTQSVSSNAVVTSSKDVVLASKSPHKRPGLCTDLSPTPVKKAHISVQPAGGSDGQKSEIMIKQFPRSCTPIRPESAPLTAIGKATAASVRNTGFQTIRRPQCVSQGRWEGASSVRDYRVPITSISSQDMSVGNTMFQTVSRPRSISQGRWEGSSTGIEGRTEVTRTVSAPGQALLQQVTKNSQDLLIEQSDDSAVCELKSVFWDSEPQDGTQQHQDVYGPQMMSEPKQMSTPVMEHLPAIAQPSPANQQAQMSDYGTQANVGYYPFNDDEMTQDSIVEELVQMEEQMKINNSIQNFSNCVDISMQGQHQTMQTTIMSTLQTNTLYYCSAHSSSTPIQTPTLTPTPTSEMMGNGQGLMHESPCLRLVPTTPVDSALGSSRQTPIGTPHSNCSSSVPPSPVECRNPFAFTPINSSITGYHDGSTVSSSPVKPMQRPMATHPDKTKLEWMNSGYSNSGGNSNNGISILPNYQDLVDDHFRKPHAFAIPGQTCQLQSRHHDMHISRLTPISPVQQQVASMASLNKTEGFAVPAPLDNKASTSSSGSGTFRCRSVSPAVRQRNLSGTQAPNVPHSVVSPFNSPVTPEVLNIFSNSDPDASVSSMAQRSQSVPVTVMMQSEVQPMQSGQQINTKNITNVLISKMDGDGDDSVRGLGINNMPSNYTARMNLTQILETTTVPSFPGSASHQALISPCSSAFESQKPGYLMKNAREEPMSFSVDESQAQSASGEHQPLQQQQCLGRRQLLGQEQQSQAMLLPLQQNLQQHQHQQPLDLDRTVKDLLNEESLNAGSQLVGQGSELSAGGSEFTSDMRLTSELTGGINDLNTLDTNLLFDPSQQQGQYEDSTLEELKNDPLFQQICSETVNSAGFDWLESKDQATVEMLG from the exons ATGTCATCAAGTCGTACCCAGCAGATGCACGCATTTAGCTGGATTCGGAACCATCTTGAGGAGCATCCTGAAACATCACTGCCTAAACAAGAAGTCTACGATGAGTACAA GAGTTACTGTGATAGCCTGGGGTATCACGCTCTCAGTGCTGCAGACTTTGGAAAGATCATGAAGAACGTCTTTCCTAACATGAAAGCACGTCGACTTGGCATGCGAGGCAAATCCAA ATATTGCTATAGTGGACTTAGGAAGAAGGCTTTTGTACACATGCCATCTCTTCCCAACCTAGATCTTCACAAATCAGGTGATGGG TGTGAAGTGTTTGAGCCTACTGGTCAACTGTCCAGTGCAGAAGATGAGGTGCGCATTGCCGCTTGTGGGTTGGTGTGTGAGTGGGCACAGAAAGTGCTGAGTCGGCAGTTTGACAGTGTTGAAGACCTGGCTCGGTTTCTTTTGAATAGCCACTACATTGGAACTAAGTCTGTGGCTGCTCTTACTGTGATGACCGGTTCCCCCTCAG GAGCAAAGATGTCCATTCAGTCATCTGCATTTGCTCCCACAGCCGATGAACACTCATTCCAGCCTCAGGTTAAAACCCTGGTCTCATCCTCCATAGATGCCAAACAGCAGCTACAAAGGAAGATACAGAAGAAGCAGCAGGAACAGAAACTGCATTCTCCACTTCCTGGTGAAGCTCAGGCCAGGAGGGCAGATGGGGGCATAACTCCCGGGGCAGGGACAGGCATACCTTGTGGAAGTCCTGCTCTTCTTTCACCACAACCTATTGGGATTGTGGTTGCAGCTGTTTCCAGCCCCATCACG GTTCAGAGGAGTAAGCAGTTGATGTCTCCTAGCCCTCTTCCCATGGCAGCTGCAGACAGCAAAGTTCTTCCTGTAAACTTTCAAGTGGTTACCCAGTCAGTACAGCCAGTTAAGCAGTGCCCAAAGACACCAAACATCCCAGCTAGTCCGGTAAGCGATCGATCAGCCCGGCACCGGTATGCCCAAATCCTGCCTAAACCATCTGCCTCAAGTGGCATAACCTTGCGCTCGCCAACCCTGCTTATCACCAACAGCCCCATAAAGACGGTAATGTCTACTCCACATGTTGGTTCGGTCAATGTTGTCAAGATGACAACAATATCTCTGGGCTCTAATGGCAGTGGTACCAGCACACCAGCAGATACCTCTACCAGCAATAAAGTCAGACCTGCATCTGCTGGAGTTGCCAGCCTCAGTGATGATCTACAGCCAGTTACGCGTGTTCGCAGTGGATCTATAGCTGCAATGCCATCTGTTTTGGCAAGATCAGGACGCTCAACCACAACGCCTGTCATCGACACTAAAACAAATATCGAAGCCATAATTGGAAGTGGTCAAGAGCAGGGTGGTACTAGTAGGCTGGCAAACACTCCAGATGCCGTTGGTGGTGTACAGCGGTCAGGAATTCTCAAACCCAGAGCGGCTAGCGTACCCACTCTTGACAAGGGCTCTCTGGGATTGGACATAGGGACCAAATGCAATGGGAGGACACTCCTTAGTGCCAATACTCTGGCTGCTGGCAGCAATAATATGTCAAACACTAATGAAAGCACTTTGTACCAGAACACAAGCAGCACTCAGTCAGTCAGCAGTAATGCGGTTGTGACGTCATCCAAAGATGTAGTGTTGGCATCCAAGAGCCCTCACAAGAGACCTGGCTTATGCACTGATTTGAGCCCAACACCTGTTAAAAAAGCCCACATCTCTGTGCAACCAGCTGGTGGATCCGATGGACAGAAGTCCGAAATAATGATCAAGCAATTTCCAAGATCATGTACTCCAATCAGGCCAGAAAGTGCACCTCTTACAGCCATAGGCAAAGCTACTGCAGCTTCTGTCAGGAATACTGGCTTCCAGACAATTCGCAGGCCACAATGCGTCTCCCAGGGAAGATGGGAAGGTGCTTCATCAGTAAGGGATTATAGAGTTCCCATCACCTCTATATCAAGTCAGGATATGTCAGTAGGGAATACCATGTTTCAGACTGTTAGCAGGCCTCGAAGCATCTCCCAAGGGAGATGGGAAGGATCTTCAACAGGAATTGAAGGTAGAACTGAGGTCACCCGTACTGTCAGTGCTCCAGGTCAAGCTTTGCTACAACAAGTAACAAAAAACTCACAGGATTTGCTTATAGAGCAATCTGACGACTCTGCAGTATGTGAACTGAAGAGTGTGTTTTGGGATAGTGAGCCACAAGATGGCACTCAACAACATCAAGATGTTTATGGTCCACAAATGATGTCTGAGCCAAAGCAAATGTCCACCCCAGTGATGGAGCATCTTCCAGCAATTGCTCAACCCTCTCCTGCCAACCAACAGGCGCAGATGAGTGACTATGGAACCCAGGCCAACGTTGGCTACTACCCCTTTAATGATGACGAAATGACCCAGGATAGCATTGTTGAGGAACTTGTTCAAATGGAAGAGCAGATGAAAATTAACAATAGCATACAAAATTTTAGCAACTGTGTGGATATTTCCATGCAAGGCCAGCATCAAACCATGCAGACTACCATAATGTCTACCCTTCAGACTAACACCCTGTACTACTGCTCTGCTCATAGCAGCAGCACCCCAATCCAAACACCCACTCTTACACCTACTCCCACTTCCGAGATGATGGGAAACGGCCAGGGATTGATGCACGAAAGCCCCTGTTTGCGCCTAGTCCCCACCACTCCGGTCGACAGTGCTCTTGGAAGTAGTCGACAAACTCCTATTGGCACACCACACTCCAACTGCAGCAGTAGTGTCCCACCCAGCCCAGTGGAATGCAGGAACCCTTTTGCATTTACTCCGATTAACTCCAGCATCACTGGATACCATGACGGAAGTACTGTCTCCTCGAGCCCTGTCAAGCCCATGCAAAGACCAATGGCAACACATCCAGATAAAACTAAACTGGAGTGGATGAACAGTGGGTACAGTAACAGTGGTGGGAACTCTAACAATGGCATTAGCATTCTGCCCAACTACCAAGACCTGGTAGATGACCACTTTCGAAAGCCTCACGCCTTTGCCATCCCAGGCCAGACCTGTCAGTTGCAAAGCAGACATCATGACATGCATATCAGCCGCTTGACACCCATTTCACCTGTCCAGCAGCAAGTGGCAAGCATGGCTAGCCTCAACAAGACAGAGGGTTTTGCTGTCCCAGCACCCCTTGACAACAAAGCAAGCACCTCCTCCTCAGGGTCTGGAACATTTCGTTGCCGCAGCGTTAGCCCGGCAGTCAGGCAGCGCAACTTGAGTGGGACTCAAGCTCCCAATGTTCCTCACTCTGTGGTCTCTCCTTTCAACTCACCTGTAACACCTGAAGTGCTAAACATCTTTTCTAACAGTGACCCTGATGCAAGTGTCAGCAGCATGGCACAGAGGAGTCAGTCTGTTCCAGTCACCGTGATGATGCAATCTGAAGTTCAACCCATGCAGTCAGGCCAGCAGATTAATACCAAAAACATCACCAATGTCCTCATCAGCAAAATGGATGGCGATGGAGATGACTCGGTACGTGGCCTCGGAATCAATAACATGCCGTCCAACTACACTGCCCGCATGAATCTCACCCAGATTCTGGAGACCACCACAGTGCCCAGCTTCCCTGGTAGTGCCAGCCACCAAGCTCTGATCTCACCTTGTTCATCAGCCTTTGAGTCCCAGAAGCCTGGTTACCTCATGAAAAATGCCAGGGAGGAGCCGATGAGTTTCTCTGTAGACGAAAGCCAAGCACAATCAGCCTCAGGGGAGCACCAGCCGCTACAACAGCAACAGTGCTTAGGCAGACGGCAGCTCCTTGGGCAGGAACAGCAGAGTCAGGCCATGCTGTTACCTCTACAGCAAAACCTCCAACAACATCAGCACCAGCAACCATTGGATTTAGACAGAACTGTTAAAGATCTTTTAAATGAGGAAAGCTTGAATGCTGGCTCACAGCTTGTGGGTCAAGGATCAGAGCTTAGTGCTGGGGGTTCAGAGTTTACCAGCGATATGCGACTAACCTCTGAGCTCACTGGTGGCATAAATGACTTAAATACATTGGACACCAACCTTCTTTTTGACCCTAGTCAACAGCAAGGACAATATGAAGATTCAACACTGGAAGAACTGAAGAATGACCCACTTTTTCAACAGATTTGCAGCGAGACTGTGAATTCTGCTGGCTTTGACTGGTTGGAGAGCAAAGACCAGGCAACAGTGGAAATGTTGGGTTAA